One stretch of Bradyrhizobium canariense DNA includes these proteins:
- a CDS encoding DUF3775 domain-containing protein, whose translation MPELTISPEKVGFLIEKAREFDVKEEASDPDSGSNGADDEMIDVLEDNGRDPVMREITGFINALTEDEQIDLVALMRLGRGDGTIEEWQDLRREAAEGRNGRTAGYLLGEPMLGDFLAEGLDEFGLSWTDERTMPIQ comes from the coding sequence ATGCCAGAACTCACGATTTCGCCCGAAAAAGTCGGTTTTTTGATTGAGAAAGCGCGGGAATTCGACGTCAAGGAAGAGGCTTCCGATCCCGATTCCGGATCGAACGGCGCCGATGACGAGATGATCGACGTGCTGGAAGACAATGGCCGGGATCCCGTGATGCGCGAGATCACGGGGTTCATTAACGCGCTGACCGAGGACGAGCAGATTGATCTCGTTGCCTTGATGCGGCTTGGTCGCGGTGACGGCACAATCGAGGAATGGCAGGATTTGCGTCGCGAAGCCGCGGAGGGACGCAACGGACGTACCGCGGGCTATCTGCTGGGTGAGCCGATGCTGGGCGACTTCCTGGCCGAGGGCCTCGACGAGTTCGGCCTGTCGTGGACCGACGAGCGGACCATGCCGATCCAGTAA
- a CDS encoding MBL fold metallo-hydrolase: MHWNIGRVKITKIVELETVGSTRFILPLASNEEIQKLPWLVPHFATEEGRLKMSIHSLVIETPSRRIVVDTGLGNDKEGRKVPTWNNRKDPFLDTLTAAGFPPESIDTVLCTHLHVDHVGWNTKLVGGKWVPTFANARYVFGKTEYEHWRDHSDEPDKVAVFNDSVKPIADAGKADLVASDARVCDEITLISTPGHSPGHMSLHIKSDGEQGLLSGDVAHHPCQMAHLDWSSTADSDPVQSAVTRRELFSRFADTPTLVIGGHFNAGHIRRDGNAFKFIA, translated from the coding sequence ATGCACTGGAATATAGGCAGGGTCAAAATCACCAAAATCGTCGAACTGGAGACGGTCGGCAGCACCCGATTTATCCTGCCCCTGGCCAGCAACGAGGAAATCCAGAAACTGCCCTGGCTCGTTCCGCATTTCGCCACCGAAGAGGGCCGTCTCAAAATGTCGATCCATTCCCTCGTGATCGAGACGCCCTCCCGCCGCATCGTGGTCGACACCGGGCTCGGCAACGACAAGGAAGGCCGCAAGGTGCCGACCTGGAACAACCGCAAGGATCCGTTCCTCGACACTTTGACGGCCGCGGGCTTCCCTCCTGAAAGCATCGACACTGTGCTCTGCACGCATCTGCACGTCGACCATGTCGGCTGGAACACGAAGCTCGTCGGCGGCAAATGGGTTCCGACCTTTGCCAATGCGCGCTACGTGTTCGGCAAGACCGAATATGAGCACTGGCGCGACCACAGCGACGAGCCCGACAAGGTCGCGGTATTTAACGATTCCGTGAAGCCGATTGCCGATGCCGGCAAGGCCGACCTCGTCGCCAGCGACGCCAGAGTCTGCGATGAAATCACCCTGATATCGACCCCCGGCCACAGCCCGGGCCACATGAGCCTCCACATCAAATCGGACGGCGAACAGGGGCTGCTGAGCGGCGATGTCGCCCACCATCCCTGCCAGATGGCGCATCTGGACTGGTCTTCGACCGCGGATTCCGATCCGGTCCAGTCGGCGGTGACCCGGCGCGAATTGTTCTCGCGATTTGCCGACACGCCGACGCTGGTGATCGGGGGGCACTTCAACGCCGGCCATATCAGGCGCGACGGAAATGCCTTTAAATTTATCGCCTAG
- a CDS encoding fumarylacetoacetate hydrolase family protein, with translation MKLVRYGALGQEKPGLIDKSGQLRDLSAQVKDLNGEAYAPASLAKLAGLDPSKLPAVDGKPRLGAPVTGISKFVAIGLNYVDHAKETGNPIPPEPIFFLKANTSLSGPNDAVEKPRGSTKLDWEVEIAAIIGTRAKYVSEADALNHVAGYCVCNDVSERNFQIERGGTWTKGKSHDTFGPVGPWLVTKDEIPDVQKLSMWLDVNGKRCQTGSTSTMIFSMAKCISYVSQFLTLLPGDIITTGTPPGVGTGMKPPKFLNVGDVVTLGIEGLGEQRQEIIEA, from the coding sequence ATGAAGCTTGTTCGTTACGGCGCGCTTGGCCAGGAAAAGCCCGGCCTGATCGATAAATCCGGCCAGTTGCGCGATCTCTCGGCGCAGGTAAAGGACCTCAACGGTGAGGCCTATGCGCCGGCCTCGCTGGCCAAGCTCGCCGGCCTCGATCCGTCCAAGCTTCCCGCCGTCGATGGCAAGCCGCGGCTCGGCGCGCCCGTCACCGGCATTTCGAAATTCGTCGCGATCGGCCTGAACTATGTCGACCATGCCAAGGAAACCGGCAACCCGATTCCGCCGGAACCGATCTTCTTCCTGAAAGCCAACACCAGCCTGAGCGGCCCGAACGATGCGGTGGAGAAACCACGCGGCTCGACCAAGCTCGATTGGGAAGTGGAAATTGCCGCCATTATCGGCACCCGTGCCAAGTACGTTTCCGAAGCCGACGCGCTCAATCACGTCGCCGGCTATTGCGTCTGCAACGACGTGTCGGAGCGCAACTTCCAGATCGAGCGTGGCGGCACCTGGACCAAGGGCAAGTCGCACGACACCTTCGGCCCGGTCGGCCCGTGGCTGGTGACCAAGGACGAGATTCCGGACGTGCAGAAACTGTCGATGTGGCTCGACGTCAACGGCAAGCGCTGCCAGACCGGATCGACCTCGACCATGATCTTCTCGATGGCGAAGTGCATTTCCTACGTCTCGCAATTCCTGACGCTGTTGCCCGGCGACATCATCACGACCGGCACGCCGCCCGGCGTCGGCACCGGCATGAAGCCGCCGAAATTCCTCAATGTCGGCGACGTCGTCACGCTCGGCATCGAAGGGCTTGGCGAGCAACGCCAGGAAATCATCGAGGCGTGA
- a CDS encoding glutathione S-transferase family protein — MKLTFSPASPFARKVRIAAIELGLIDKIEFVPATVVPGQPNDEYSQINPVKKLPALILDNGDVVLDSYVIVEYLDELAGGGKLIPASGPTRWKVKSDHSLLQGMLDSMLLCRYERMVRPQGLQWQAWSDDHWNRAWNGMARFEKHPDMLSRPFDVAQIGLVCVLGYADFRFPDCGWRKAYPKLDAFHQKMLERPSVKISVPPAA; from the coding sequence ATGAAACTCACCTTCTCCCCGGCCTCGCCATTTGCCCGCAAGGTGCGCATTGCCGCCATCGAACTCGGCCTGATCGACAAGATCGAATTCGTGCCGGCGACCGTGGTGCCGGGTCAGCCCAATGATGAATATTCGCAGATCAACCCGGTGAAAAAGCTGCCGGCGCTGATCCTCGACAATGGCGATGTCGTCCTCGATTCCTATGTGATCGTGGAATATCTCGACGAACTCGCCGGCGGCGGGAAGCTGATCCCCGCGTCCGGTCCGACGCGATGGAAGGTCAAAAGCGACCATTCCCTGCTGCAGGGCATGCTGGATTCGATGCTGCTGTGCCGTTATGAGCGAATGGTGCGGCCACAGGGCCTGCAATGGCAGGCATGGTCCGACGATCACTGGAACCGGGCCTGGAACGGCATGGCGCGCTTCGAGAAGCACCCGGACATGTTGTCGCGACCGTTTGACGTCGCACAGATCGGTCTCGTCTGCGTGCTCGGCTACGCCGATTTCCGCTTTCCCGATTGCGGCTGGCGCAAAGCCTATCCGAAGCTCGACGCCTTTCATCAGAAGATGCTGGAGCGCCCCTCAGTGAAGATCTCGGTGCCGCCGGCGGCGTAA
- a CDS encoding MBL fold metallo-hydrolase, with protein MSLKFSVGDLTIHRIIEQETTFMPALEMLPELTGALLAENKPWMQKAGAIDDSDVLILCFQSYIVETPHHTILVDSCIGNDKPRPLRPKWNMKTDDSYMRALAAAGFSLNDIDFVMCTHLHVDHVGWNTRLEGGRWVPTFPNARYLFGKHEFDYWTEQNGKAPVPPFVDSVLPVVEANKAEIVRNDYAIGDHVRILPTPGHTPGHIAFTFGRGKDDAVMSGDLMHTPLQTYYPELSAKFDIDPAQAATTRRSFLERYCDTDTLCCTAHFPSPSAGKIRRRGNGFSCEAVAAG; from the coding sequence ATGAGTCTCAAGTTCAGCGTCGGCGACCTCACGATCCATCGCATCATCGAGCAGGAAACCACCTTCATGCCGGCGCTGGAGATGCTGCCGGAGCTGACGGGCGCGCTATTGGCGGAGAACAAGCCCTGGATGCAGAAGGCCGGCGCGATCGACGACAGCGACGTGCTGATCCTTTGCTTTCAGTCTTACATCGTCGAGACACCGCATCACACCATTCTGGTCGATAGCTGCATCGGCAATGACAAGCCGCGGCCGCTACGCCCGAAATGGAATATGAAAACCGACGACAGCTACATGCGCGCGCTCGCGGCGGCGGGGTTTTCTCTCAACGATATCGATTTCGTGATGTGCACGCATCTGCATGTCGATCACGTCGGCTGGAATACGCGCCTCGAAGGCGGCCGCTGGGTGCCGACCTTCCCGAATGCGCGTTATTTGTTCGGCAAGCATGAATTCGACTACTGGACCGAGCAGAACGGAAAAGCGCCCGTGCCGCCGTTCGTCGACAGCGTGCTGCCCGTTGTCGAAGCCAACAAGGCCGAGATCGTGCGCAACGATTATGCGATCGGCGATCATGTCCGCATCCTGCCAACGCCAGGACACACGCCCGGGCACATAGCCTTCACTTTCGGCCGCGGCAAGGACGACGCCGTGATGTCCGGCGACCTGATGCACACGCCGCTGCAGACGTATTATCCGGAACTGTCAGCGAAGTTCGATATCGATCCGGCGCAGGCGGCCACCACGCGGCGCAGTTTTCTGGAGCGTTATTGCGACACCGATACGCTGTGCTGCACCGCGCATTTCCCTTCGCCATCAGCGGGAAAAATCCGCCGCCGCGGCAACGGATTTTCCTGCGAAGCGGTGGCGGCGGGTTAG
- a CDS encoding methylated-DNA--[protein]-cysteine S-methyltransferase yields MTGYRFAIFDTALGRCGVVWGERGINAVQLPMGSEDKTRGRIRQRYGDIAELPPTAAVQSAIDGIVELLAGKPNDLSDVVLDLDGVPEFHRGVYDIARTIPPGKTMTYGDIAKRLGGVELSRDVGQALGRNPCPVVVPCHRVLAAGDKPGGFSANGGVITKLKMLEIEGAVVNYTPSLFD; encoded by the coding sequence ATGACCGGTTACCGCTTTGCGATCTTCGATACCGCGCTCGGCCGTTGCGGCGTCGTGTGGGGCGAACGCGGCATCAACGCGGTGCAACTGCCGATGGGCAGCGAGGATAAGACCCGCGGCCGCATCCGCCAGCGCTACGGCGACATCGCGGAATTGCCGCCCACGGCGGCGGTGCAGAGCGCGATCGACGGCATCGTCGAGTTGCTGGCAGGCAAGCCGAACGATCTCTCCGATGTCGTGCTCGACCTCGACGGCGTTCCGGAATTTCACCGTGGCGTCTACGACATCGCCCGCACCATCCCACCCGGCAAGACGATGACCTATGGCGACATCGCCAAACGGCTCGGCGGCGTCGAACTGTCGCGCGACGTCGGCCAGGCGCTTGGGCGCAACCCCTGTCCGGTCGTGGTGCCCTGCCATCGCGTGCTCGCTGCCGGCGACAAGCCCGGCGGATTTTCCGCCAATGGCGGCGTCATCACCAAGCTCAAGATGCTGGAGATCGAGGGCGCGGTGGTCAATTACACGCCGAGCCTGTTCGACTGA
- a CDS encoding alpha/beta fold hydrolase, with the protein MQTLPVNGTDMAYLDIGRGPPLVCVHGSLCDFRIWSCVLGPLSRKHRVIAVSLRHFFPEHWDGVGDTYSIAQHVSDVIAFIEKLNAGPADLMGHSRGGHVSFRVAQRRPDLLRKLILAEPGGELDASLDPAFKPGPSPLAARIAASAEIIAKGDIDGGLAVFMDALEGPGAWKRLPATPKQLLRDNATTLIGQTRDRRPPFSKADAEAIKTPTLFIGGANTKGTLPQVLHTLAAHVPNSRTEMIPGATHPMFEQAPQKYCEIVLKFLAGA; encoded by the coding sequence ATGCAAACGCTTCCCGTCAACGGCACCGACATGGCCTATCTCGACATAGGCCGAGGACCGCCGCTGGTCTGCGTGCATGGCTCGCTGTGCGATTTCCGGATCTGGTCCTGCGTGCTCGGACCGCTGTCGAGAAAGCATCGGGTCATCGCGGTGTCCTTGCGGCACTTCTTTCCCGAGCATTGGGACGGCGTCGGTGACACCTATTCGATAGCCCAACATGTCTCCGACGTGATCGCCTTTATCGAGAAGCTGAACGCCGGCCCGGCGGATCTGATGGGACATTCCCGCGGCGGGCATGTCTCATTTCGAGTGGCGCAGCGACGGCCTGATCTGTTGCGCAAATTGATCCTGGCCGAGCCCGGCGGCGAACTCGATGCCTCGCTCGATCCGGCATTCAAGCCCGGCCCCTCCCCGCTCGCCGCGCGGATTGCCGCGTCGGCGGAGATCATCGCCAAAGGAGATATCGACGGCGGCTTGGCGGTTTTCATGGATGCGCTGGAAGGTCCCGGGGCCTGGAAACGACTGCCGGCAACGCCAAAGCAGCTGTTGCGCGACAACGCAACGACGCTGATCGGTCAGACCCGCGACAGGCGTCCGCCATTTTCGAAGGCCGATGCGGAGGCGATCAAGACGCCGACGCTGTTCATCGGCGGCGCCAATACCAAAGGCACGTTGCCGCAGGTGTTGCATACGCTGGCGGCGCACGTTCCCAATTCAAGAACCGAGATGATTCCAGGCGCGACGCATCCGATGTTCGAGCAGGCGCCACAGAAATACTGCGAGATCGTACTGAAATTTCTGGCTGGCGCGTGA
- a CDS encoding alpha/beta fold hydrolase, with protein sequence MQTLPVNGYDMAYLEIGEGRPLVCVHGTLGDFRTWSAVLGPLSRKHRVIPVSLRHFFPEHWDGIGDDYLMAQHVADVIGFIEKLNAGPVDLMGHSRGGHISFRIAQQRPELLRKLVLAEPGGELDATLDAAAATPGPSDRAARFAASAERVKNGDVEGALKLFFDTIEGEGGWGRLPATPKQQLRDNVYTLIGQIGENRKPYARAEAQSIEVPTLFIGGTETKGSLPAVLRALAAQVPGAKTAMISGAGHWMFEQAPQEYCRIVLEFLAAA encoded by the coding sequence ATGCAAACCCTCCCCGTGAACGGATACGACATGGCCTATCTCGAAATCGGCGAAGGCCGGCCACTGGTCTGCGTGCACGGCACGCTGGGGGACTTCCGCACCTGGTCGGCGGTGCTGGGCCCATTGTCGAGAAAGCATCGGGTGATCCCGGTCAGCCTGCGGCACTTTTTCCCCGAACACTGGGACGGCATCGGGGATGATTATCTGATGGCGCAGCATGTCGCCGACGTGATCGGCTTCATCGAGAAACTGAACGCCGGGCCGGTGGACCTGATGGGGCACTCGCGCGGCGGCCATATCTCATTTCGCATCGCCCAGCAGAGGCCCGAATTGCTGCGCAAGCTGGTGCTGGCCGAGCCGGGCGGCGAACTGGACGCGACGCTCGATGCTGCGGCTGCGACACCCGGCCCCTCGGATCGCGCCGCGCGGTTCGCGGCATCCGCCGAAAGAGTCAAAAACGGCGATGTCGAGGGCGCGCTGAAATTGTTTTTCGATACGATCGAAGGTGAAGGCGGCTGGGGCCGCCTGCCTGCCACCCCCAAGCAGCAATTGCGCGACAATGTCTACACGCTGATCGGCCAGATCGGCGAGAATCGTAAACCCTATGCCAGGGCCGAAGCGCAATCGATTGAGGTGCCCACGTTGTTCATCGGGGGCACGGAGACCAAAGGAAGCCTGCCCGCCGTGCTGCGCGCGCTGGCGGCGCAGGTTCCCGGCGCCAAGACGGCCATGATATCGGGCGCCGGCCACTGGATGTTCGAGCAGGCGCCGCAAGAATATTGCAGGATCGTGCTGGAGTTTCTGGCAGCGGCGTGA
- a CDS encoding prephenate dehydrogenase translates to MSNDSNINSRPLIGIIGFGAFGRLTARHLLPHFRLYAYDPALRPGPCVEMLDVMLTDLRSAASCPIIILAVPVNRFEESVAAISPHLKPGSLVLDVGSVKMIPAEIMRRGLPEHVAIIATHPLFGPQSARDGINGLKIAICPIRGDRGRRVAAFLRKALGLNVVMTTPEAHDQDTAMAQGLTHLIAKVLVQMEPFPARMTTKSFDLLVQAIAMVRDDAPEVFQAIERSNPYSQRVRRRFFDLASALDAELGNRSPVRLSADRSSVKFDTSQTKQTD, encoded by the coding sequence GTGTCAAACGACAGCAATATCAATTCCCGCCCGTTGATCGGCATCATCGGTTTTGGCGCTTTCGGGCGTCTGACGGCTCGGCATCTCCTGCCGCATTTTCGGCTGTACGCCTATGATCCGGCGCTGCGACCCGGTCCTTGTGTGGAGATGCTCGATGTCATGCTCACGGACCTGCGGAGCGCCGCAAGTTGTCCGATCATCATCCTCGCTGTGCCAGTCAACCGCTTCGAAGAATCGGTTGCGGCGATCAGTCCTCACTTAAAGCCTGGATCGCTCGTACTGGATGTTGGATCCGTCAAGATGATTCCGGCAGAGATTATGAGGCGTGGTTTGCCGGAACACGTCGCGATCATAGCGACGCATCCGTTGTTCGGGCCGCAAAGCGCGCGCGATGGCATCAACGGCTTGAAGATCGCCATCTGTCCGATCCGCGGCGACCGAGGCCGGCGCGTCGCGGCTTTTCTGCGCAAGGCTCTTGGCTTGAACGTCGTCATGACGACGCCTGAGGCCCACGACCAGGACACAGCGATGGCCCAAGGGTTGACGCACCTGATTGCCAAGGTGCTGGTCCAGATGGAGCCTTTTCCGGCGCGCATGACGACGAAAAGCTTCGATCTGCTGGTGCAGGCAATTGCCATGGTTCGCGATGACGCGCCGGAGGTCTTTCAGGCGATTGAGCGCTCCAATCCGTATTCACAGCGGGTCCGACGGCGCTTCTTCGATCTGGCGTCCGCGCTCGACGCCGAGCTTGGAAATCGTTCACCGGTCAGGCTCAGCGCCGACAGGTCGTCGGTGAAATTCGACACAAGCCAAACCAAACAGACCGACTGA
- a CDS encoding GntR family transcriptional regulator produces the protein MIPLDPLPNLIDQVYSRILEAIIDRTLPPGHRIRQHELADRLGVSRQPVSHALHLLHRQGLVAESGRRGFEVTPLDPLSIRQLYEVRGAIDALAARLAAERIKIDVSGRADLEGALRAGRAIDQKTALARLIALDVDFHSAIYRLSGNPAIEEMIAPQWPHMRRSMATVLAELDYRTSAWAEHETIAAHILSGNAKAAESSALAHAMSAGQMTEERLRKADKAA, from the coding sequence ATGATTCCGTTGGACCCGCTCCCAAACCTGATCGATCAGGTCTATTCGCGGATACTGGAAGCGATCATCGACCGCACATTGCCGCCGGGACATCGTATCCGGCAGCACGAACTTGCGGACAGGCTTGGTGTCTCGCGCCAGCCGGTCAGCCACGCCCTGCATCTCCTGCATCGCCAGGGTCTGGTCGCCGAGAGCGGCCGCCGCGGCTTTGAAGTCACGCCACTCGATCCCCTGAGCATCCGCCAGCTCTACGAAGTACGCGGCGCCATCGACGCGCTGGCGGCGCGGCTTGCAGCCGAACGGATCAAGATCGATGTTTCCGGACGCGCGGATCTCGAGGGAGCGCTCCGCGCCGGACGCGCGATCGACCAGAAAACGGCGTTGGCGCGGCTGATCGCGCTCGACGTGGATTTTCACAGCGCGATTTACCGGCTTTCGGGCAATCCAGCGATCGAGGAGATGATCGCGCCGCAATGGCCGCATATGCGCCGCTCGATGGCGACCGTGCTGGCCGAACTGGATTACCGCACCAGCGCCTGGGCCGAACATGAAACCATCGCCGCACACATTCTGTCCGGTAACGCAAAGGCTGCCGAGAGCTCGGCGCTGGCGCATGCCATGAGCGCGGGACAAATGACGGAAGAGAGGCTGAGGAAAGCCGACAAGGCGGCGTAG
- a CDS encoding phytanoyl-CoA dioxygenase family protein: MKLTQQQIDDFNREGWLFLPELFSREEVDLLAREAGGIYDANRPEVWREKSGAPRTAFAAHLYNEAFGLLGAHPRMIDPVEQIFGEKVYMHQYKINAKSAFTGDVWQWHQDYGTWKRDDGMPQPRAMNIAIFLDEVMPINGPLMLVPKSQHAGDLKAAHDLQTTSYPLWTLDEETVTRLVKEGGIVAPTGKAGGMLMFHGNLVHGSAGNITPYPRKIVYLTLNAVSNYIRNPTRPEYIAHRDFTPIQTVDDDALLRLARAHRQAAE, from the coding sequence ATGAAGCTGACCCAGCAACAGATCGACGACTTCAACCGCGAAGGCTGGCTGTTTTTGCCGGAGTTGTTCAGCCGCGAGGAGGTCGACCTGCTGGCGCGCGAGGCGGGGGGCATCTACGACGCCAACCGGCCGGAGGTGTGGCGGGAGAAAAGCGGCGCGCCGCGCACCGCCTTCGCCGCGCATCTCTACAACGAGGCGTTCGGCCTGCTCGGCGCCCATCCGCGCATGATCGATCCGGTGGAGCAGATCTTCGGCGAGAAGGTCTACATGCATCAGTACAAGATCAACGCCAAATCGGCCTTCACCGGCGACGTCTGGCAGTGGCACCAGGACTACGGCACCTGGAAGCGCGACGACGGCATGCCGCAGCCGCGGGCGATGAATATCGCGATTTTCCTCGACGAGGTGATGCCGATCAATGGTCCGCTGATGCTGGTGCCGAAGAGCCAGCACGCCGGCGATCTCAAGGCGGCGCACGACCTTCAGACCACGTCATATCCGCTGTGGACACTGGATGAGGAAACGGTAACACGATTGGTGAAGGAAGGCGGCATCGTCGCGCCGACTGGCAAGGCCGGCGGCATGCTGATGTTCCACGGCAATCTGGTTCACGGTTCGGCCGGCAACATCACGCCCTATCCGCGCAAGATCGTTTATCTCACGCTAAACGCGGTCTCGAACTACATCCGTAACCCGACAAGGCCGGAATACATCGCCCATCGCGACTTCACGCCGATCCAGACCGTCGACGACGATGCGCTGCTGCGGCTGGCCCGCGCCCATCGCCAGGCGGCGGAGTAA